The following are encoded in a window of Candidatus Jordarchaeales archaeon genomic DNA:
- the cimA gene encoding citramalate synthase, whose protein sequence is MAKFRRVEIYDATLREGAQACEVTFSLQDKLRITAKLDELGIPFIEGGWPSSNPKDKEYFKAVKDISLSCSKIVAFGSTRRKGVPAHRDESLQSIVESDVEWATIFGKSWDLHVTHVLSASLEENIEMVADSIEYLREHGLKVIFDAEHFYDGFKANREYALKVVETAVSAGASRVVLCDTNGGTLPWEFIEITREVAKRFTVPLGVHCHNDTGVAVANSLLAVKEGVFQVQGTFNGIGERCGNADLCQIIPTLELKMGIKAISGPLKKISEVSSYVYELTNIKPNPYQPYVGKYAFAHKGGVHIDAVLKVERSYEHVDPASVGNMRIIALSEVAGRAAVVAKARELGFEIERDSEEAARLLSRVKQLESMGYQLENANGTFYMMLLEEVGLKVNLFKLLSWRTLVEGKDGEVISESTVRVKVGDKVFHEISEGEGPVHAQDMAIRKALVETYPEIEKVRLINYKVTTVDVKPRVEDKTGTGATVRVYIEFTDGQETWATVGVSPNILKATKEALLDGYYYYIHKRRASLKRAA, encoded by the coding sequence ATTGCCAAATTCAGGAGGGTCGAGATCTACGACGCTACGCTCCGTGAAGGAGCACAGGCCTGCGAGGTCACCTTCTCGCTCCAGGATAAGCTGCGAATAACAGCAAAACTCGATGAACTCGGAATCCCCTTCATAGAAGGGGGGTGGCCTAGTTCTAATCCAAAAGACAAGGAGTATTTTAAAGCCGTAAAAGACATATCCCTCTCTTGTTCTAAGATTGTGGCTTTCGGCAGCACTAGAAGGAAGGGTGTCCCAGCGCACAGGGATGAGAGCCTCCAGTCCATAGTGGAGTCAGATGTGGAGTGGGCCACTATTTTCGGGAAGTCTTGGGACCTGCACGTCACACACGTGTTGAGCGCCTCGCTTGAGGAGAACATAGAGATGGTCGCAGACTCCATAGAATACCTTAGGGAGCACGGGTTGAAGGTTATCTTCGACGCAGAACACTTCTACGATGGCTTTAAAGCCAACAGGGAGTACGCGTTGAAAGTGGTGGAAACAGCTGTTAGCGCCGGCGCGTCCCGCGTGGTGCTCTGTGACACGAACGGCGGCACGCTTCCCTGGGAGTTCATCGAGATAACACGCGAGGTCGCTAAGCGGTTTACTGTGCCTCTCGGCGTACACTGTCATAACGATACCGGGGTAGCTGTAGCCAACAGTCTCCTTGCAGTCAAGGAGGGCGTCTTTCAGGTTCAGGGGACGTTCAACGGTATAGGGGAGCGGTGTGGGAACGCCGACCTCTGCCAGATCATACCGACACTGGAGTTGAAAATGGGCATAAAGGCCATCTCGGGTCCGCTTAAGAAGATAAGCGAAGTTTCGAGCTACGTGTACGAGCTGACGAACATTAAGCCGAACCCGTACCAGCCGTACGTTGGCAAGTATGCTTTCGCGCACAAGGGTGGCGTGCACATAGACGCTGTGCTGAAAGTTGAGAGGAGCTACGAGCACGTCGACCCGGCATCCGTGGGGAATATGAGGATCATAGCGCTCTCGGAGGTCGCTGGCAGGGCCGCCGTAGTTGCTAAGGCCAGAGAGCTCGGGTTTGAGATCGAAAGAGACTCTGAGGAAGCCGCCCGCCTCCTTAGCCGCGTTAAACAGCTTGAGAGCATGGGCTACCAGCTTGAGAACGCGAATGGGACGTTTTACATGATGCTGCTAGAGGAAGTCGGATTAAAGGTGAACTTGTTCAAGCTCCTATCCTGGCGAACGCTAGTTGAAGGCAAGGACGGCGAAGTCATTTCCGAGAGCACAGTCAGAGTCAAAGTCGGCGACAAAGTCTTCCACGAGATATCTGAAGGTGAGGGCCCGGTCCACGCGCAGGACATGGCTATCAGGAAAGCGCTCGTGGAAACATACCCGGAGATCGAGAAAGTTCGCCTTATAAACTACAAAGTCACTACCGTCGACGTGAAACCCAGAGTGGAGGACAAGACAGGGACCGGGGCGACCGTACGCGTCTACATAGAGTTCACCGACGGCCAGGAAACTTGGGCTACAGTTGGAGTATCGCCCAACATTTTGAAAGCCACGAAGGAGGCGCTCCTCGACGGTTACTACTACTACATTCACAAGAGGAGAGCCAGCCTGAAACGAGCCGCGTAA
- a CDS encoding cation-efflux pump: MAERSGAVKAALSSVTAALFLVSLKLAIGWISGSLGVLSEAIHSGLDLAAAAITFLAVRAASKPADVDHHYGHGKIENLSALVEIGLLFVACSWIIYEAVDRILSDEFVIEVSLWTFLVMAVSIVVDFSRSRVLYRAAMKYGSQALEADALHFSTDMLSSSVVIAGLALVWLYERGLGIPLKYLDYTAFYPLVKMVSSSPLRHADSVAALLVSLMVLLTAFRLGKRAVDALLDRAPTRVRELVEEAVLSVDAVKECRRVRVRAVGPTHFVDVVLAVDPSCPLAKTHEVASRVESRILSVLPGADVMVHVEPAEIDGDIAERVKKIAFSSGFEVHDVHVHEVGEALSVDLHLEVPSWMNLEKAHEVADRLEKEIQARVEEVREVNVHIEPSEERATSSTDVKGDVELEVREVVERMVGEGSCCKVSVRETDGKLNIYVDCTLNGSTPIGEAHRLAVEVENELRKKIPNVEEVNVHMEPRKPPGGERRDK; this comes from the coding sequence TTGGCGGAAAGGAGTGGTGCTGTGAAGGCTGCCCTTAGCTCGGTCACAGCGGCATTATTCCTCGTCTCGTTGAAGCTCGCCATAGGGTGGATTTCAGGCAGCCTAGGCGTGCTTTCTGAAGCCATCCACTCCGGGCTGGATTTGGCTGCAGCAGCTATCACTTTTCTCGCAGTCAGAGCTGCAAGTAAGCCTGCCGATGTTGACCACCACTATGGGCACGGCAAGATCGAGAACCTCTCCGCGCTGGTTGAGATAGGTCTCCTCTTTGTGGCTTGCAGTTGGATAATCTACGAGGCGGTTGACAGGATTCTTTCAGACGAGTTTGTGATCGAGGTAAGCTTGTGGACCTTTCTCGTTATGGCGGTCTCCATCGTTGTCGACTTTTCACGCTCCCGCGTTCTGTACAGGGCTGCCATGAAATACGGTAGCCAAGCCCTTGAAGCCGACGCGCTCCACTTCAGCACGGACATGCTGAGCTCATCTGTAGTTATCGCGGGCTTAGCGCTCGTCTGGCTCTATGAGAGGGGGCTAGGCATACCTCTAAAATACCTCGACTACACGGCCTTTTACCCGTTGGTGAAGATGGTTAGTTCTAGCCCGCTGCGCCACGCCGACTCCGTCGCCGCGCTTCTCGTATCCCTCATGGTGCTTCTCACAGCCTTTAGGCTTGGAAAAAGGGCGGTGGACGCTCTTCTAGATAGAGCGCCCACAAGGGTTCGTGAGCTTGTGGAAGAAGCTGTGCTAAGCGTGGATGCTGTTAAGGAGTGCAGGAGGGTTAGGGTGAGAGCTGTTGGGCCAACACACTTCGTCGACGTTGTCCTAGCAGTCGACCCGTCATGCCCCCTAGCGAAAACACACGAGGTAGCTTCAAGAGTTGAAAGCAGGATTCTGAGCGTGCTGCCGGGGGCAGACGTCATGGTTCACGTTGAGCCGGCTGAAATTGACGGGGACATTGCTGAGAGAGTCAAAAAGATTGCTTTCTCAAGTGGGTTTGAAGTCCACGACGTTCACGTCCACGAGGTGGGCGAGGCGCTCAGCGTGGACCTACACTTAGAGGTCCCTTCATGGATGAACCTCGAGAAGGCGCACGAAGTGGCGGACAGGCTGGAGAAAGAGATACAGGCGCGCGTCGAGGAAGTTAGAGAGGTGAACGTCCACATAGAGCCATCCGAGGAGAGAGCGACCAGCTCCACGGACGTCAAGGGTGATGTGGAACTCGAAGTTAGGGAGGTCGTGGAGCGAATGGTTGGGGAGGGAAGCTGCTGTAAAGTGTCTGTAAGGGAGACCGATGGAAAACTCAACATATACGTCGACTGCACGCTTAACGGCTCCACTCCTATAGGGGAGGCGCACAGGCTGGCTGTAGAAGTTGAAAACGAACTTAGGAAAAAGATCCCGAATGTTGAGGAAGTTAACGTGCACATGGAGCCCCGGAAGCCACCTGGAGGAGAACGAAGGGATAAGTGA
- a CDS encoding radical SAM protein, protein MSEPCVPKPFSGGIFLSYKCNLRCRHCMYACSPRWKGDWISEEDALKVLSQLAEGVRGRYPDTELVGINYGFHFTGGEPFLKFDLLLELVEASSRLGLPSTFVETNCFWCRSYDDVRGKMEELKGAGLKGILVSVNPFIVESVPFERIERAVRVGVEVFGRNVIVYQALFFELFKSMGLRGTMSFQRFLEEAGGVLRYAELIPAGRAPYKLGDLYVKYPAKHFFGSSCRREILRDWHIHVDNYCNYIPGYCAGISFGDARNMSEVCSPLSLKKCQVVKALLSDLRELYELGRKHGYKELEEGYVSKCHLCLDIRRHLVSSGEFPELKPVEFYDHIED, encoded by the coding sequence GTGAGTGAGCCCTGCGTCCCCAAGCCTTTCTCCGGTGGCATATTCCTTTCTTACAAGTGTAACCTTAGATGCAGGCACTGCATGTACGCTTGCTCCCCGCGCTGGAAGGGGGACTGGATTTCCGAGGAGGACGCTTTGAAGGTTTTATCCCAGCTTGCTGAGGGAGTTAGGGGAAGGTACCCCGACACTGAATTAGTTGGAATAAACTACGGCTTCCACTTCACGGGCGGTGAGCCATTTCTCAAGTTCGACCTCCTCTTAGAGCTCGTCGAGGCATCGTCGAGGCTTGGGCTTCCCTCAACCTTTGTTGAGACGAACTGTTTTTGGTGCAGGAGCTACGATGATGTGAGGGGTAAGATGGAGGAGCTTAAGGGGGCTGGGTTGAAGGGGATACTGGTGAGCGTCAATCCGTTCATAGTGGAGTCGGTACCATTCGAGAGAATAGAGAGGGCTGTCAGAGTTGGGGTTGAAGTTTTCGGTAGAAACGTGATTGTCTACCAGGCCTTGTTCTTCGAGCTCTTCAAGTCTATGGGTTTGAGGGGGACGATGAGCTTCCAGCGCTTCCTCGAGGAGGCAGGCGGCGTCCTACGCTACGCCGAGCTGATACCGGCAGGAAGGGCGCCGTACAAGCTGGGCGACCTTTACGTTAAGTACCCTGCGAAACACTTCTTCGGCTCCTCGTGTAGACGCGAAATTTTAAGGGATTGGCATATTCACGTAGACAACTACTGCAACTATATCCCAGGGTACTGCGCCGGGATATCCTTCGGGGACGCGCGAAACATGAGCGAGGTATGCAGCCCTCTAAGCCTGAAAAAGTGTCAGGTGGTGAAGGCGCTGCTCTCAGACCTGAGGGAGCTCTATGAGCTTGGAAGGAAACATGGGTACAAAGAGCTTGAGGAAGGGTACGTGTCAAAATGCCACCTATGCCTGGACATAAGAAGACACTTGGTGAGCAGCGGGGAGTTCCCGGAGCTAAAACCAGTCGAGTTCTACGACCACATAGAGGACTAG
- a CDS encoding radical SAM protein has protein sequence MGYQRFLKPGFRPFDPLELAKETEGIVTREGEEGVERKYVDFYSAPVYRGIATGYAVGCCLRCIYCWSNWSRDFPERFGEFYSPGEAARRLVEAARAGITSPGWERFRNLKVNKLRLSGCEPTLGKEHLLSLLEHVKRSGYPFYLETNGILLGADRGYVKRIAEFSEMLYVRVSFKAATPEGFTYRTGAIGKYYELPFKALRYLLDEGVYARAAAMTDPRVMPPEERNLLIFLLDEIDPSANYSQTLEEEVIDMYETTLMRLKAYVDEDFARRLEEALGGE, from the coding sequence TTGGGCTACCAGCGTTTTTTGAAGCCTGGCTTTAGGCCCTTTGATCCATTGGAGCTGGCAAAGGAGACTGAGGGCATAGTTACCAGGGAGGGTGAGGAGGGTGTTGAGAGGAAGTATGTTGACTTCTATTCCGCCCCGGTTTACAGGGGGATAGCTACAGGGTATGCTGTCGGCTGCTGTCTTAGGTGCATTTACTGTTGGAGTAACTGGTCGAGGGATTTCCCTGAGCGCTTTGGGGAATTCTACTCACCCGGTGAGGCTGCGAGGAGACTTGTCGAGGCGGCTAGGGCGGGTATAACTTCACCTGGATGGGAGCGATTCAGGAACTTGAAGGTTAACAAGCTGAGGCTTTCAGGATGCGAGCCAACACTCGGCAAGGAGCACCTACTCAGCCTACTTGAGCACGTTAAAAGGTCGGGTTACCCCTTCTACCTCGAAACTAATGGTATACTGCTTGGAGCTGATAGGGGCTACGTTAAGCGGATTGCCGAGTTCTCAGAAATGCTCTACGTTAGGGTCTCGTTCAAGGCGGCAACTCCTGAGGGCTTCACGTACAGGACGGGAGCGATCGGCAAGTACTACGAGCTTCCCTTCAAAGCTTTAAGATACCTCCTCGATGAAGGGGTCTACGCTAGGGCAGCGGCGATGACGGATCCAAGGGTAATGCCGCCGGAGGAGAGGAACCTCTTAATCTTTTTGCTCGACGAAATAGACCCTTCCGCGAACTACTCTCAGACACTGGAGGAGGAGGTGATAGACATGTACGAGACCACGCTGATGAGGCTTAAAGCATACGTCGACGAAGACTTTGCAAGAAGGCTTGAGGAGGCTCTTGGCGGTGAGTGA
- a CDS encoding nitronate monooxygenase family protein, which produces MIKTPLCEMLGIKYPIIQAPMGPFYTTKLAAAVTNAGALGVISHTNLFGVDPVKEMEKNILEVKENCDGPFGVNVRVARIQIDAPAILEKIVELRSKDPELRERLKLVITSAGNPEPPAKFLKQKDPDLLHFHVAPTLYHAMKVDKLCDGIIATGYEGGGHQSYEGVTTLVLIPEVVNNCKKPVVACGGFSDGKGLAAALAMGAIGVQMGTRFIATKECEFHPAYKEFILRSQDRDTVVVTGAFGPIRLLRNKYAMEHPQLLTKEEMIARESRLTPQEIAEDMKKYELVYKGDIDNGPVLCGQSCGNVKDLPTVKELIERIVKEAESIIKGLNKYVV; this is translated from the coding sequence TTGATAAAAACTCCCCTATGTGAAATGCTCGGCATAAAGTACCCCATAATTCAGGCACCCATGGGGCCGTTCTACACGACAAAGCTTGCAGCGGCGGTGACGAACGCCGGAGCCCTAGGAGTGATTTCCCACACAAACCTGTTCGGCGTAGACCCAGTTAAGGAAATGGAGAAGAACATACTCGAGGTAAAGGAGAACTGCGATGGACCGTTCGGTGTCAACGTGAGAGTTGCGAGAATTCAAATAGACGCGCCTGCAATACTTGAGAAGATAGTTGAGCTGCGCTCTAAAGACCCCGAGCTTAGAGAGAGGTTAAAGCTAGTGATCACGTCTGCAGGCAACCCTGAGCCGCCGGCCAAATTCCTTAAGCAGAAGGACCCAGACCTTTTACACTTCCACGTGGCCCCAACACTGTACCACGCCATGAAGGTTGACAAGCTGTGCGACGGGATAATTGCTACAGGGTATGAGGGAGGAGGGCACCAGAGCTACGAAGGTGTCACAACGCTGGTCTTAATACCAGAAGTGGTCAACAACTGCAAGAAGCCGGTTGTCGCGTGCGGCGGCTTTAGCGACGGTAAGGGTCTAGCAGCAGCACTAGCAATGGGAGCTATAGGGGTACAAATGGGGACGCGCTTCATAGCCACCAAGGAGTGCGAGTTCCACCCCGCCTACAAGGAGTTCATACTGCGGTCACAGGATAGGGACACTGTGGTCGTCACGGGCGCCTTCGGCCCAATAAGGCTCCTTAGGAACAAGTACGCTATGGAGCACCCGCAACTCCTCACGAAAGAAGAAATGATTGCAAGGGAGTCCCGGCTTACGCCGCAGGAAATAGCTGAGGACATGAAGAAGTACGAGTTAGTCTACAAGGGAGACATAGATAATGGTCCAGTACTCTGCGGCCAGTCATGTGGAAACGTAAAGGACCTGCCGACTGTGAAAGAGCTCATAGAGAGAATAGTGAAGGAAGCCGAGTCCATAATAAAAGGGCTTAATAAATATGTAGTTTAA
- a CDS encoding Lrp/AsnC family transcriptional regulator produces the protein MCDAKNIGKKKKEEVKRRLLFELIKCSRRSDKELSKIIGCTRATVYRRRKELEEEGLIKEYTVIPNLAKMGYEICAFIFLSWREYPSEDELVVGRKWLASLPNVLFCSAGEGLATNIIVSLHRNFADFSSFIDFLRRASQPKLDNLQFFIVSLTRGNSIYKDFSFRALTHENLGARLHDNTRIEGKEACVDYREHTISTLKNMKCETGRFERVARTNKFRENVLRSVNLQHAF, from the coding sequence ATGTGTGACGCAAAAAACATTGGAAAGAAGAAGAAAGAAGAGGTAAAACGTCGCCTCCTGTTCGAACTGATTAAGTGTTCTAGGAGGAGCGACAAAGAGCTGTCTAAAATTATCGGCTGCACGCGTGCAACAGTTTACCGGAGGAGGAAAGAGCTGGAAGAGGAGGGCTTGATCAAAGAGTACACTGTTATTCCCAACCTAGCCAAGATGGGCTACGAAATATGCGCGTTCATATTCTTGAGTTGGAGGGAGTATCCGAGCGAGGACGAGCTTGTTGTGGGAAGGAAGTGGCTTGCAAGCCTGCCAAATGTTCTTTTCTGCTCTGCCGGCGAGGGGTTGGCCACTAACATCATCGTGTCCCTGCATAGGAACTTCGCCGACTTTTCTTCCTTTATCGACTTTCTCAGACGCGCCTCACAGCCCAAACTAGACAACCTTCAGTTTTTCATAGTCTCCCTAACGAGGGGCAATTCAATATACAAGGATTTCTCTTTCCGTGCCCTTACGCACGAAAACTTAGGCGCCAGGCTCCACGACAACACTAGGATTGAAGGGAAGGAGGCGTGCGTAGACTACAGAGAGCACACGATTTCCACATTGAAGAACATGAAGTGCGAAACAGGCAGATTTGAACGCGTGGCACGTACCAACAAGTTTAGGGAGAACGTGTTGAGAAGCGTCAACCTCCAACATGCATTCTAA
- a CDS encoding tetrahydromethanopterin S-methyltransferase subunit H, with protein sequence MFRFTAEQKTFNIAGVKVGGQPGQVPTVMIGTIFYHGDKLVVDEREGVFNRSAAEEVLRKEEEISLRTGNPRIVDVCASHPQAFEKFIDFVADVVEGPFCIDGTTADVRIAGARYVMEVGLSNRVIYNSISPDVKDAELQAIKDAGIKSAVLLLLNVRNPLISGKFEVIDELLRKASTAGVENVLIDTATIDILDPGPVSKAIYLVKERYGYPAGCGAHNAIDIWRKRTKLSPGVKFSGTILANVLPVVMGADFLLYGPIENAAKIYPPVALANAYAAYTLWQEYGVKPPAGNHPFYNLSKIAAIE encoded by the coding sequence ATGTTTAGGTTTACAGCCGAGCAAAAAACGTTCAACATAGCGGGAGTTAAGGTCGGCGGCCAGCCGGGACAGGTCCCCACTGTTATGATAGGCACTATTTTCTATCACGGAGACAAGCTTGTTGTAGACGAGCGGGAGGGTGTCTTTAACAGATCGGCTGCCGAGGAAGTGCTGAGAAAGGAGGAGGAGATTTCCCTCAGGACTGGGAACCCACGCATAGTCGACGTCTGTGCCTCTCATCCTCAAGCGTTCGAGAAGTTCATCGACTTCGTGGCTGACGTTGTGGAAGGACCTTTCTGCATCGATGGCACCACGGCTGACGTTAGGATAGCGGGAGCGAGGTATGTTATGGAGGTTGGCTTGTCGAACCGTGTCATATACAACTCCATAAGCCCAGACGTGAAGGATGCTGAGCTTCAAGCAATCAAGGACGCTGGAATTAAGTCCGCGGTGCTGCTGCTCCTCAACGTTAGAAATCCGCTTATCAGTGGAAAATTCGAGGTAATCGATGAACTATTGCGAAAGGCTTCGACCGCAGGCGTGGAAAACGTCCTCATAGATACTGCTACCATAGACATATTAGACCCCGGCCCCGTATCTAAAGCGATTTACTTGGTGAAAGAGAGGTATGGCTACCCGGCAGGTTGCGGCGCGCACAACGCCATCGACATATGGCGTAAGCGCACGAAGCTGAGCCCAGGCGTAAAGTTCTCAGGGACCATTCTGGCAAACGTCCTACCCGTGGTCATGGGGGCAGACTTCCTCCTCTATGGACCCATAGAAAACGCGGCAAAAATATACCCTCCAGTGGCGCTTGCAAATGCGTACGCGGCGTACACTTTGTGGCAGGAGTACGGTGTAAAGCCCCCGGCGGGGAACCACCCGTTTTACAACCTTAGCAAAATAGCTGCCATAGAGTAG
- the thsA gene encoding thermosome subunit alpha, whose protein sequence is MKHPTLFEGVDVELGGGLAHVLSKAYSRLDDVRKTNIAVAVVISEILKTMIGPKGMSKMLVTETGDVLVTSSGRAMLERLRVSHPVARGLVDVARVQGELTGDGTKTAVVVAGALLREAEKLMDQKVHVTTIIEGYRKAAVKAVEVLERLAIRTSAENEEVIRSVARTFLRGRFNEDVQDHVADLMLKAVLLTHKGGKDASIEDEVCFVKKAGSDVSASELIRGVVICREKPHPRMPSKMTNVKVALLNCSLQPFLRKSEEWKKEYLIGEEGRLAAFIKGESEIYREIVGRVKRVGVSAVFCRKRISEKLVSCFASEGLLAFELVSEEDIARLTRATRGRVVSYVNDLTERDLGVARLVEFRKIAGDEVLVVEGGEGSTAVTLLLRGGTTEAVEELERMTRNGLKALSLALKDGRILPGGGATEVEVSRELRSFSRAFTGKEQLAIEAFAKAIETIPRIIAENAGLKASDVLPDLYAKHAAGGRNFGVDVVKREVVDTVKAGLFDVFEVKRRAILAAYEFATMILRVDDAVVAKTSELRKMEEEKVKERKRFLDEKIRKVLGKDEELMKVSKKLTSLSPALD, encoded by the coding sequence ATGAAGCATCCAACTCTCTTCGAGGGAGTGGACGTGGAGCTGGGTGGCGGGCTAGCTCATGTTCTTTCTAAGGCTTACAGTAGGCTGGATGACGTCAGGAAAACGAACATTGCAGTCGCAGTGGTTATCTCTGAGATTTTGAAGACGATGATTGGTCCTAAAGGAATGAGTAAGATGCTGGTTACTGAGACCGGAGACGTGCTAGTGACTAGTAGTGGCAGGGCTATGCTGGAGAGGCTGAGGGTTTCCCACCCTGTTGCTAGAGGCTTGGTGGATGTTGCTAGGGTCCAGGGCGAGCTCACCGGCGATGGAACGAAAACGGCAGTGGTGGTTGCAGGGGCGCTGCTGAGGGAGGCGGAGAAGCTCATGGATCAGAAGGTTCACGTTACAACCATAATTGAGGGCTACAGGAAGGCGGCTGTCAAAGCCGTGGAAGTTCTAGAAAGGCTTGCAATTAGAACGTCTGCTGAAAATGAGGAGGTTATAAGGAGTGTCGCAAGAACGTTCCTTAGAGGACGTTTTAATGAGGACGTCCAGGACCATGTTGCCGACCTGATGCTAAAAGCGGTCCTTCTCACCCACAAAGGGGGGAAAGATGCATCCATTGAAGATGAAGTCTGCTTCGTCAAAAAAGCCGGTTCAGACGTGAGCGCTTCCGAATTGATTCGCGGCGTTGTTATATGCAGGGAGAAACCTCACCCGAGGATGCCCAGCAAGATGACTAATGTTAAAGTTGCACTGCTGAACTGTTCGCTTCAACCCTTCCTGCGTAAAAGCGAAGAGTGGAAGAAGGAGTACTTGATTGGCGAGGAAGGTCGACTGGCGGCTTTCATAAAAGGTGAAAGCGAGATTTACAGGGAAATTGTGGGGCGGGTTAAGCGAGTGGGTGTGTCCGCCGTCTTTTGCCGCAAAAGAATTAGTGAGAAACTGGTTAGTTGCTTCGCGAGCGAGGGCCTCCTAGCCTTTGAACTTGTTTCGGAGGAGGACATTGCTAGGCTTACGAGGGCAACCAGGGGGCGGGTGGTTTCGTACGTAAATGACTTGACAGAGAGAGACTTAGGTGTAGCGAGACTCGTGGAGTTCCGGAAAATCGCTGGTGACGAAGTCTTGGTCGTAGAGGGGGGTGAGGGGTCTACCGCTGTTACACTGCTCCTGAGAGGGGGAACTACGGAAGCTGTTGAAGAGCTTGAGAGAATGACGAGAAACGGGCTTAAAGCCTTGTCTCTCGCCCTTAAGGATGGAAGAATCTTGCCGGGCGGTGGGGCTACAGAGGTCGAGGTCTCTAGGGAGTTGAGAAGTTTTTCGAGAGCATTTACCGGCAAGGAGCAACTAGCCATAGAGGCTTTTGCAAAAGCCATTGAAACAATTCCGAGGATCATCGCGGAGAACGCTGGACTCAAAGCCAGCGACGTTCTACCGGATCTATACGCTAAGCACGCCGCCGGCGGCAGGAATTTCGGGGTGGACGTTGTCAAGCGCGAGGTCGTCGACACAGTTAAAGCCGGATTGTTCGACGTGTTTGAAGTTAAGAGACGCGCAATTCTAGCAGCCTACGAGTTCGCTACGATGATCCTCCGCGTGGACGACGCTGTTGTCGCGAAGACGAGTGAATTGAGGAAAATGGAGGAAGAGAAGGTGAAGGAAAGGAAGAGGTTTCTCGACGAGAAAATCAGGAAGGTGCTAGGAAAGGACGAGGAGCTAATGAAAGTGAGCAAAAAACTTACAAGCTTAAGCCCAGCGTTGGACTAA
- a CDS encoding cobalamin-dependent protein (Presence of a B(12) (cobalamin)-binding domain implies dependence on cobalamin itself, in one of its several forms, or in some unusual lineages, dependence on a cobalamin-like analog.): MSAKKEAILKRLAEAVVNFDEAAAMAAVKEAISAQIDPVEAITKGLTAGIKEVGDKFGRGEIPLPFLMLAAQVMEKATNELLKYIPEDKRPEPLGVMVIGTVEGDIHSLGINIVTAVFTAAGFKVYNIGVDQPVENFIKKAEEVNADIIGASALMSNTLQQQKFLGEALKKRGLRDKYIYMVGGGAFPGEEWCRECGADDYATDVMIALEKAKKLLAERKKGKPATGKK, from the coding sequence ATGAGCGCCAAGAAAGAAGCGATACTAAAGAGGCTGGCCGAGGCTGTCGTAAACTTCGACGAGGCAGCCGCCATGGCTGCAGTGAAAGAGGCGATATCAGCCCAGATAGACCCTGTAGAAGCCATCACTAAGGGGCTTACAGCCGGGATAAAGGAAGTCGGCGACAAGTTTGGTAGAGGTGAGATCCCGTTACCCTTCCTAATGCTGGCAGCGCAAGTCATGGAGAAAGCGACGAACGAACTTCTCAAATACATACCCGAGGACAAGAGGCCGGAGCCCCTTGGCGTGATGGTTATAGGGACGGTTGAGGGTGACATTCACAGTCTTGGCATTAACATCGTCACCGCCGTGTTTACTGCAGCGGGCTTCAAGGTGTACAATATAGGCGTAGATCAGCCTGTGGAAAACTTCATAAAGAAGGCTGAAGAAGTCAACGCGGACATTATTGGTGCCTCCGCACTCATGAGCAATACGCTTCAACAGCAAAAGTTCCTAGGAGAAGCCTTGAAGAAGAGGGGGCTCAGAGACAAGTACATTTACATGGTTGGTGGCGGTGCTTTCCCTGGTGAAGAGTGGTGTAGGGAGTGCGGAGCCGACGACTACGCTACCGACGTGATGATAGCCCTCGAAAAGGCGAAAAAACTTCTCGCAGAGCGAAAAAAGGGTAAGCCGGCGACAGGTAAAAAGTGA